The following proteins are co-located in the Streptomyces sp. NBC_00435 genome:
- a CDS encoding TlyA family RNA methyltransferase, producing the protein MAGVARRRLDAELVRRSMARSREHAAQLIAAGRVTVGGNTATKAATQVETSAALVVLKDDSDPDYVSRGGHKLAGALAAFQPQGLRVEGRRALDAGASTGGFTDVLLRAGVTHVMAVDVGYGQLAWSLQSDDRVTVKDRTNVRELTVEQLEGVPVDLVVGDLSFISIGLVLPALVRCCAPDADLVLMVKPQFEVGKDRLGSGGVVRSPELRTEAVRDVAAQAWKLGLGVVGVTASPLPGPSGNVEYFLWLRAGAPVLDPADVERAVAEGPQ; encoded by the coding sequence GTGGCAGGAGTGGCACGCCGCCGCCTGGACGCCGAACTGGTACGCCGCAGCATGGCCCGCTCGCGCGAGCACGCCGCGCAGCTGATCGCCGCCGGCCGGGTGACGGTGGGCGGGAACACCGCGACCAAGGCGGCCACCCAGGTCGAGACCAGCGCGGCCCTCGTCGTCCTCAAGGACGACAGCGACCCGGACTACGTCTCCCGGGGCGGCCACAAGCTGGCGGGCGCGCTGGCGGCCTTCCAGCCGCAGGGACTGCGCGTGGAGGGCCGCCGGGCGCTGGACGCGGGCGCCTCGACCGGTGGATTCACCGATGTGCTGCTGCGCGCCGGGGTCACCCACGTGATGGCCGTCGACGTCGGCTACGGGCAGCTCGCCTGGTCGCTGCAGAGCGACGACCGGGTCACCGTCAAGGACCGGACGAACGTGCGCGAGCTGACGGTCGAACAGCTCGAAGGGGTCCCCGTGGACCTGGTCGTCGGCGACCTGTCGTTCATCTCGATCGGCCTGGTGCTGCCGGCGCTCGTACGCTGCTGCGCGCCCGACGCGGATCTGGTGCTGATGGTCAAGCCGCAGTTCGAGGTGGGCAAGGACCGGCTCGGCAGCGGCGGTGTGGTGCGCAGCCCGGAACTGCGGACGGAGGCCGTACGGGACGTCGCGGCGCAGGCGTGGAAGCTGGGCCTGGGCGTGGTCGGGGTGACGGCGAGTCCGCTGCCGGGCCCTTCGGGCAACGTCGAGTATTTTCTGTGGCTGCGGGCGGGGGCACCGGTACTCGACCCGGCGGATGTCGAACGTGCAGTGGCGGAGGGGCCGCAGTGA
- the recN gene encoding DNA repair protein RecN yields the protein MRIRSLGVIDDAVVELSPGFTAVTGETGAGKTMVVTSLGLLLGGRADPALVRIGAKAAVVEGRIVMRPDAPAALRAEEAGAELDDGALLISRTVSAEGRSRAHVGGRSVPVGLLAELADDLVAVHGQTDQQGLLRPARQRQALDRYAGDAVAVPLEKYAAAHRRLRAAAEELEEITTRARERAQEADLLRFGLDEIAAVEPLAGEDTELAAEAERLGHAESLSSAAQVAHAALAGNVEDPEGIDAGALVAGAHRALESVRSHDPALGALAERIGELGILLGDVAGELAGYADDLDADPLRLAAVEERRAALTQLTRKYGSAGNAGNTVDSVLEWAERGSERLLELDGDDERIGELTAERDGLRLELSALAQALTDARGEAATRFAAAVTEELASLAMPHARVTIDVRQTEDPDGVEVGGRFVAYGPSGTDEVELLLAPHPGAQPRPIAKGASGGELSRVMLAVEVVFAGSDPVPTYLFDEVDAGVGGKAAIEVGRRLAKLAKSAQVVVVTHLPQVAAFADRQLLVEKTNDGSVTRSGVTVLEGEDRIRELSRMLAGHEDSVSARAHAEELLAAAQASV from the coding sequence ATGCGGATACGGTCGCTCGGGGTCATCGACGACGCTGTGGTCGAGCTGTCGCCCGGCTTCACGGCGGTGACCGGCGAGACCGGCGCGGGCAAGACCATGGTCGTCACCAGCCTCGGGCTGCTGCTCGGCGGGCGCGCCGACCCGGCCCTGGTGCGGATCGGGGCAAAAGCGGCGGTCGTCGAAGGGCGCATCGTCATGCGTCCGGACGCCCCCGCCGCCCTGCGCGCCGAGGAGGCCGGTGCCGAGCTCGACGACGGCGCCCTGCTGATCAGCCGGACCGTCTCCGCCGAGGGCCGCTCGCGCGCCCACGTGGGCGGCCGCTCCGTACCCGTCGGGCTGCTCGCCGAACTCGCCGACGACCTCGTCGCCGTGCACGGCCAGACCGACCAGCAGGGCCTGCTCCGGCCGGCCCGGCAGCGGCAGGCCCTCGACCGGTACGCGGGCGACGCCGTGGCCGTCCCGCTGGAGAAGTACGCCGCCGCCCACCGGCGGCTGCGGGCCGCCGCCGAAGAGCTGGAGGAGATCACCACCCGGGCCCGGGAGCGCGCCCAGGAGGCCGATCTGCTGCGCTTCGGGCTGGACGAGATCGCCGCCGTGGAGCCGCTCGCGGGCGAGGACACCGAGCTGGCGGCGGAGGCGGAGCGCCTCGGCCACGCCGAATCCCTGTCCTCGGCCGCGCAGGTCGCGCACGCGGCCCTCGCCGGCAACGTCGAGGACCCGGAGGGCATCGACGCGGGCGCCCTCGTCGCCGGGGCGCACCGCGCGCTGGAATCCGTACGCTCCCACGACCCGGCGCTCGGCGCCCTCGCCGAGCGGATCGGGGAACTGGGCATCCTGCTCGGGGACGTGGCCGGGGAACTGGCCGGGTACGCGGACGACTTGGACGCCGATCCGCTGCGCCTCGCGGCCGTGGAGGAGCGGCGGGCGGCGCTGACCCAGCTGACCCGGAAGTACGGCTCCGCCGGGAACGCCGGGAACACCGTTGACTCGGTGCTGGAGTGGGCCGAGCGGGGTTCCGAACGGCTGCTGGAGCTGGACGGCGACGACGAGCGGATCGGGGAACTGACCGCGGAGCGCGACGGACTGCGGCTGGAACTCTCCGCACTGGCGCAGGCGTTGACCGATGCGCGCGGCGAGGCGGCGACCCGCTTCGCGGCGGCGGTCACCGAGGAGCTGGCCTCGCTGGCGATGCCGCACGCGCGGGTCACCATCGATGTCCGCCAGACCGAGGACCCCGACGGGGTCGAGGTCGGCGGCCGCTTCGTCGCGTACGGGCCCTCGGGCACGGACGAGGTCGAACTGCTGCTGGCCCCGCACCCCGGTGCCCAGCCGCGGCCGATCGCCAAGGGCGCCTCGGGAGGTGAGCTGTCCCGCGTGATGCTGGCCGTGGAGGTCGTCTTCGCGGGCTCCGACCCGGTGCCGACGTACCTCTTCGACGAGGTCGACGCGGGCGTCGGCGGCAAGGCGGCCATCGAGGTCGGGCGGCGGCTGGCGAAGCTGGCCAAGTCGGCGCAGGTGGTGGTCGTCACGCACCTGCCGCAGGTGGCGGCCTTCGCGGACCGTCAGCTGCTGGTCGAGAAGACCAACGACGGGTCCGTGACCAGGAGCGGGGTCACCGTCCTGGAGGGCGAGGACCGGATCCGCGAGCTGTCGCGGATGCTGGCCGGCCACGAGGACTCGGTGTCGGCGCGGGCGCACGCGGAGGAGTTGCTGGCGGCCGCGCAGGCTTCGGTCTGA
- a CDS encoding glycosyltransferase family 4 protein: MSSSPVPVPVLRTVQVLGGASGGAHVRSLATGLAARGVRVTVCAPVETEGEYDFTGAGARFTPDAVSALRAACVEADVVHAHGVRAGMRAALALRGRRVPLVVSWHGGGPGAGRLSLLLERHVARAAAVVLGASSAQVDLARLRGARDARLAAVAVPAGPSEPAAAPDPGKARAELGAVERPLLIAVGSLVRRRGYSVLLDAARAWRALDPVPLLVIAGEGPMRAELARRIEAEGLPVRLLGRRRDAARLLAAADVAVLPSRWEARSPLAQEALRVGVPLVATAVGGVPELVGEAGVLVPYGDAGALAAAVSGLLGDPARREALASAGRAQAATWPSEDDTVAQVLSVYDELMSRRR, from the coding sequence GTGAGCAGCTCCCCGGTACCGGTCCCCGTCCTTCGCACCGTCCAGGTACTCGGCGGTGCGAGCGGTGGTGCGCACGTGCGGTCGCTGGCCACCGGGCTCGCCGCGCGCGGCGTACGGGTCACCGTGTGCGCGCCCGTCGAAACCGAGGGGGAGTACGACTTCACCGGCGCCGGCGCGCGGTTCACCCCGGACGCGGTGAGCGCGCTGCGGGCCGCGTGCGTCGAGGCCGACGTGGTGCACGCGCACGGCGTACGGGCGGGCATGCGCGCGGCGCTGGCCCTGCGCGGGCGGCGGGTACCGCTGGTCGTCAGCTGGCACGGCGGCGGCCCCGGCGCGGGCCGGCTGAGCCTGCTGCTGGAACGGCACGTGGCCCGCGCGGCCGCGGTCGTACTCGGGGCTTCCTCGGCGCAGGTCGATCTGGCCCGGCTGCGGGGGGCGCGGGACGCGCGGCTGGCGGCGGTGGCGGTGCCGGCGGGACCGTCGGAACCGGCGGCCGCACCGGACCCGGGGAAGGCGCGGGCGGAACTGGGCGCGGTCGAAAGGCCGTTGCTGATCGCGGTCGGGAGCCTGGTGCGGCGGCGCGGGTACTCCGTACTGCTGGACGCGGCGCGGGCGTGGCGGGCGCTGGACCCGGTGCCGTTGCTGGTGATCGCGGGGGAGGGCCCGATGCGGGCGGAACTCGCCCGGCGCATCGAGGCGGAGGGGCTGCCGGTACGACTGCTCGGGCGCCGGCGGGACGCGGCGCGGCTGCTGGCGGCGGCGGACGTCGCGGTGCTGCCGAGCCGGTGGGAGGCGCGGTCGCCGCTGGCGCAGGAGGCCCTGCGGGTCGGGGTGCCGTTGGTGGCGACGGCGGTGGGCGGGGTGCCGGAGCTGGTGGGGGAGGCGGGTGTGCTGGTGCCGTACGGGGACGCGGGGGCGCTGGCCGCTGCGGTGTCCGGGCTGCTCGGTGATCCCGCGCGGCGGGAGGCGCTGGCCTCGGCGGGGCGGGCGCAGGCGGCGACGTGGCCGTCGGAGGACGACACGGTGGCGCAGGTCCTGTCCGTGTACGACGAACTGATGTCCCGGCGCCGATAG
- a CDS encoding FecCD family ABC transporter permease → MSLRVERRALGVGALLLALGLAMAVVLIGTGDFEIAPWDVVRTLMGDGTPAHDFIINDLRLPRVLVAVLVGAALGMAGAVFQSVSRNPLGSPDVLGFGYGSAVGALVVIVLFNGGAGQVAVGALVGGLVAGLLVYLLAYKQGIHGYRLVLVGIGASAMLIAVIQYLLTKAQLVEAARAMVWLTGSLAGRDWAQVWPLLASCAVLFPLILSRSRALRMIEMGDDAAYALGVRVERTRLLLMVAAILLTTAASAAAGPISFVALAAPQLARRLTRSPGAGLLTGALMGALLLLVSDWASQRAFGADQLPVGVVTGLVGGVYLLWLLVTERRAGRI, encoded by the coding sequence ATGTCGCTGCGCGTGGAGCGGCGCGCGCTGGGCGTGGGGGCGCTGCTCCTGGCGCTCGGGCTGGCCATGGCCGTGGTCCTCATCGGCACCGGGGACTTCGAGATCGCCCCGTGGGACGTCGTGCGGACGCTGATGGGCGATGGCACGCCCGCCCACGACTTCATCATCAACGACCTGCGGCTGCCGAGGGTGCTGGTCGCCGTTCTGGTCGGCGCGGCCCTCGGCATGGCCGGGGCCGTCTTCCAGTCGGTCTCGCGCAATCCGCTCGGCTCCCCGGACGTGCTCGGCTTCGGCTACGGCTCGGCCGTGGGCGCGCTGGTCGTCATCGTCCTTTTCAACGGCGGCGCCGGCCAGGTGGCCGTGGGCGCGCTGGTGGGCGGTCTGGTGGCCGGCCTGCTGGTCTACCTCCTCGCCTACAAGCAGGGCATCCACGGCTACCGGCTGGTTCTCGTCGGCATCGGTGCCTCCGCGATGCTGATCGCCGTCATCCAGTACCTGCTGACCAAGGCGCAGCTCGTCGAGGCCGCCCGCGCGATGGTCTGGCTGACCGGGTCGCTGGCCGGCCGGGACTGGGCCCAGGTGTGGCCGCTGCTCGCCAGTTGCGCGGTGCTGTTCCCGCTGATCCTCAGCCGCAGCCGGGCGCTGCGGATGATCGAGATGGGCGACGACGCGGCGTACGCCCTCGGCGTGCGGGTGGAGCGGACCCGGCTGCTGCTCATGGTGGCGGCGATCCTGCTCACCACCGCGGCCAGTGCCGCGGCCGGGCCCATCAGCTTCGTCGCGCTGGCCGCGCCGCAGCTGGCGCGCCGGCTGACCCGCTCGCCCGGGGCGGGCCTGCTGACCGGGGCGCTGATGGGCGCACTGCTGCTGCTGGTGTCCGACTGGGCCTCGCAGCGGGCCTTCGGCGCCGATCAGCTGCCGGTGGGGGTGGTGACGGGGCTGGTGGGCGGGGTCTACCTGCTGTGGCTGCTCGTCACCGAGCGCAGGGCGGGCCGGATATGA
- a CDS encoding PucR family transcriptional regulator, producing the protein MDNQGGITVQRALELPGLRSGLPEVVACADRLGRNVRWVHAGEVPNIASLLKGGELLLTTGLGLGTRPAEQRAFVRRLADRGIAALVVELGPRFSRLPATIVETARAVGLPLVQLHREVPFVTVTEEVHTEIVNGHYALLQRAEEVHRRCTEALLGGGGIPQVLHILADFTANPVFLETPDGQLLYAAGPVSGEAAADPLQVWEGLRGQRDAEPSGNAVVVDVPGGGHGTGSVRARLVLLGVSAPLLPVHRMAAERTAGVLAVVLMQARQEDELAARGRGDFLTDLAEGRISAEDAPAQARVLGFKPGSGPLLPVVMRLSSDLGPSGNWAVLARAVLEELASVGVPVLLGVRPVEGRVPLLISLRTDSERTTVADRVAAALRAGVERAGLDRAGAAPAVVVGVSGSWAAASAGLRHAAETATAAHGLPARPWYDARRLDIDLLLWRLREHPDLAAFVDRAIGALRVHDTVSRPPLLPTLETYLAHAGRKAETARELHLNRQTLYNRLARISELLGADLDDPETVLSLSLALRARRHTTSS; encoded by the coding sequence ATGGACAACCAGGGCGGGATCACGGTTCAGCGGGCGCTGGAGCTGCCGGGGCTGCGCAGCGGTCTCCCGGAGGTGGTGGCCTGCGCCGACCGGCTCGGGCGGAACGTGCGCTGGGTGCACGCGGGCGAGGTCCCCAACATCGCGTCCCTGCTGAAGGGCGGCGAACTGCTGCTGACCACCGGCCTCGGTCTCGGTACCCGCCCCGCCGAACAGCGCGCCTTCGTGCGCCGCCTCGCGGACCGCGGCATCGCCGCGCTGGTCGTCGAGCTGGGGCCGCGCTTCAGCAGGCTGCCCGCCACCATCGTGGAGACGGCCCGCGCCGTCGGTCTCCCGCTGGTCCAGCTCCACCGGGAGGTCCCCTTCGTCACGGTGACGGAGGAGGTCCACACCGAGATCGTCAACGGCCACTACGCCCTGCTCCAGCGGGCCGAGGAAGTCCACCGGCGCTGCACCGAAGCCCTGCTGGGCGGCGGTGGGATCCCCCAAGTACTGCACATCCTGGCCGACTTCACGGCGAACCCGGTCTTCCTGGAGACCCCCGACGGCCAGCTGCTGTACGCGGCCGGCCCGGTCTCCGGCGAGGCCGCGGCGGACCCGCTCCAGGTCTGGGAGGGCCTACGGGGCCAGCGTGACGCGGAGCCGTCCGGCAACGCCGTGGTGGTCGACGTCCCGGGCGGCGGCCACGGCACGGGGTCGGTCCGGGCGCGGCTCGTCCTGCTGGGCGTGTCGGCCCCGCTGCTGCCCGTGCACCGGATGGCCGCGGAGCGGACGGCGGGCGTGCTGGCCGTCGTCCTGATGCAGGCCCGGCAGGAGGACGAGCTGGCGGCGCGCGGCCGCGGCGACTTCCTGACCGACCTGGCGGAGGGCCGGATCTCGGCGGAGGACGCCCCCGCCCAGGCCCGCGTACTGGGCTTCAAGCCGGGGTCGGGTCCGCTCCTGCCCGTGGTCATGCGGCTGTCCTCGGACCTGGGCCCGTCGGGCAACTGGGCCGTCCTGGCCCGGGCGGTCCTGGAGGAACTCGCCTCGGTCGGCGTCCCCGTGCTGCTCGGCGTCCGCCCGGTGGAGGGCCGGGTCCCCCTCCTGATCTCCCTCCGCACCGACTCCGAACGCACCACGGTGGCGGACCGGGTCGCGGCGGCGCTCCGGGCCGGCGTCGAGCGGGCGGGCCTGGACCGGGCGGGGGCCGCGCCCGCGGTGGTCGTCGGCGTCAGCGGCAGCTGGGCGGCGGCCTCGGCCGGTCTGCGCCATGCCGCCGAGACCGCCACGGCCGCGCACGGGCTCCCGGCCCGGCCCTGGTACGACGCCCGCCGCCTGGACATCGATCTCCTGTTGTGGCGGCTGCGCGAACACCCCGACCTGGCGGCCTTCGTGGACCGCGCGATCGGGGCGCTGCGGGTCCACGACACGGTCTCCCGGCCGCCGCTGCTCCCGACGCTGGAGACGTACCTGGCCCACGCGGGCCGCAAGGCGGAGACCGCGCGCGAGCTGCACCTGAACCGCCAGACCCTGTACAACCGGCTGGCCCGTATCTCGGAGCTCCTGGGCGCGGACCTGGACGACCCGGAGACGGTGCTCTCCCTGAGCCTGGCCCTGCGCGCCCGCCGCCACACCACGTCTTCTTGA
- a CDS encoding ABC transporter ATP-binding protein, giving the protein MRDQSGMSNQRSRQVQRLTAENVTLGYDQRVIAENLSVEIPDNSFTVIVGPNACGKSTLLRALSRMLKPTRGRVLLDGQAIGSMPAKKVAKTLGLLPQSSIAPDGITVSDLVSRGRYPHQGMLRQWSAEDERIVNESMTSTGVAELADRAVDELSGGQRQRVWIAMALAQQTPLLLLDEPTTYLDIQHQIDVLDLCAELHEEQGRTLVAVLHDLNHAARYATHLIAMRDGKVVAEGPPAEVVTAELVERVFGLRCQVIPDPETGTPLVIPAARAARSVARAG; this is encoded by the coding sequence ATGAGGGACCAGAGCGGTATGAGCAACCAGAGGAGCAGGCAAGTGCAGCGGCTGACCGCGGAGAACGTGACCCTCGGATACGACCAGCGGGTCATCGCCGAGAACCTGTCGGTGGAGATCCCGGACAACTCCTTCACCGTGATCGTCGGCCCCAACGCCTGCGGCAAGTCCACCCTGCTGCGCGCCCTGTCGCGGATGCTGAAGCCCACGCGGGGGCGGGTGCTGCTGGACGGGCAGGCCATCGGGTCGATGCCGGCGAAGAAGGTCGCAAAGACGCTGGGCCTGCTGCCGCAGTCCTCGATCGCGCCCGACGGGATCACGGTGTCCGACCTGGTCTCGCGCGGCCGCTACCCGCACCAGGGCATGCTGCGGCAGTGGTCGGCCGAGGACGAGCGGATCGTGAACGAGTCGATGACCTCCACCGGGGTGGCGGAGCTGGCCGACCGGGCCGTGGACGAGCTGTCGGGCGGGCAGCGGCAGCGGGTGTGGATCGCGATGGCGCTGGCGCAGCAGACTCCGCTGCTGCTGCTGGACGAGCCGACCACCTATCTGGACATCCAGCACCAGATCGACGTACTGGACCTGTGCGCGGAGCTGCACGAGGAGCAGGGGCGGACGCTGGTCGCGGTGCTGCACGATCTGAACCACGCGGCCCGGTACGCGACGCACCTGATCGCGATGCGGGACGGGAAGGTCGTCGCGGAGGGACCGCCGGCCGAGGTGGTGACGGCGGAGCTGGTGGAGCGGGTGTTCGGGCTGCGGTGCCAGGTCATTCCCGACCCGGAGACGGGGACGCCGTTGGTGATTCCCGCGGCGCGGGCGGCCCGTTCGGTGGCTCGCGCCGGGTAG
- a CDS encoding SCP2 sterol-binding domain-containing protein: MATIEECRAALAQLSDNLARAEGDVRGATALDRSLSCHITDLDRTFTGRLDEGRIRVDAVAPGPPSTKAEIRLAMTGDDLVALVAGDLKFAKAWASGRIRLEAGFRDLLRLKSLL, encoded by the coding sequence ATGGCTACGATCGAGGAGTGCCGTGCGGCACTCGCCCAACTCTCCGACAACCTGGCGCGCGCCGAAGGCGACGTGCGCGGTGCGACCGCGCTCGACCGCTCGCTGAGCTGCCACATCACCGACCTGGACCGGACGTTCACGGGCCGCCTCGACGAGGGCCGGATCCGCGTGGACGCGGTGGCCCCCGGGCCGCCGTCCACCAAGGCCGAGATCCGGCTCGCCATGACCGGTGACGACCTCGTCGCCCTGGTCGCGGGCGACCTGAAGTTCGCCAAGGCCTGGGCGTCGGGCCGCATCCGCCTGGAGGCGGGCTTCCGCGACCTCCTGAGGCTCAAGAGCCTGCTGTAG
- a CDS encoding FecCD family ABC transporter permease encodes MLVESPPETSAAPVAATRPRHGARAAGLLAAVGVLALVAVASIAVGAKQMPLHEVWHGLFHYSGTTSDVVVRDLRVPRTVLGVLVGLGLGLSGAVMQALTRNPLAEPGILGVNAGAAAAVVSAISFFGATSLDEFVWWAFLGAAVVSVVVYVLGGSRSATPVRLALAGTAASAALVGYINAVQLMDSKALDRLRFWTVGSLASANMETVKQVAPFLLVGAALALTLGRPLNAMAMGDDTARALGANLTRTRIGAVIAITLLCGAATAACGPIVFVGLMIPHLVRFFTGPDMRWVLAYSAVLSPVLLLSADVIGRVVTRPAELQVGIVTALIGGPVFIYLVRRKRMAAL; translated from the coding sequence GTGTTGGTCGAGAGTCCCCCCGAAACGAGCGCGGCGCCCGTCGCCGCCACCCGCCCGCGCCACGGCGCGCGGGCCGCCGGTCTGCTCGCCGCCGTCGGCGTGCTCGCGCTGGTCGCGGTGGCGAGCATCGCCGTCGGCGCGAAACAGATGCCCCTCCACGAGGTCTGGCACGGCCTGTTCCACTACTCAGGGACGACCTCCGACGTCGTCGTACGGGACCTGCGCGTCCCGCGCACCGTACTCGGAGTGCTCGTCGGCCTCGGCCTCGGCCTGTCCGGCGCCGTGATGCAGGCGCTGACGCGCAATCCGCTGGCCGAGCCCGGGATCCTCGGCGTCAACGCCGGGGCCGCGGCCGCCGTCGTATCGGCCATCAGCTTCTTCGGGGCCACCTCGCTCGACGAGTTCGTGTGGTGGGCCTTCCTGGGCGCGGCCGTGGTCTCCGTCGTCGTGTACGTGCTCGGCGGCAGCCGCAGCGCCACGCCGGTGCGCCTGGCGCTCGCCGGTACGGCAGCCAGCGCCGCCCTCGTCGGGTACATCAACGCCGTGCAGCTGATGGACAGCAAGGCGTTGGACAGGCTCCGCTTCTGGACGGTCGGCTCGCTGGCATCCGCCAACATGGAGACCGTCAAGCAGGTGGCGCCCTTCCTGCTGGTCGGCGCCGCCCTCGCGCTCACGCTGGGCCGGCCGCTCAACGCCATGGCCATGGGCGACGACACGGCCCGGGCGCTCGGTGCGAACCTGACGCGGACCCGGATCGGCGCGGTGATCGCCATCACCCTGCTGTGCGGGGCCGCGACCGCCGCCTGCGGCCCGATCGTCTTCGTCGGCCTGATGATCCCGCACCTCGTACGGTTCTTCACCGGGCCGGACATGCGCTGGGTCCTCGCCTACTCGGCGGTCCTCTCGCCCGTACTGCTGCTCAGCGCCGATGTCATCGGCCGGGTCGTCACCCGGCCCGCCGAGCTCCAGGTCGGCATCGTCACGGCCCTCATCGGCGGACCCGTCTTCATCTACCTCGTCCGCCGCAAGAGGATGGCAGCGCTGTGA
- a CDS encoding NAD kinase — MTSLSEESAQSGESAEPRARTVFLLAHTGRPAAIRSAELVVQGLLRSGLGVRVLRHEAVDLPLPAEVELVAESECTPEVLDGCELLIVLGGDGTLLRGAEFARGSGVPMLGVNLGRVGFLAEAERDDLDKVVDRVVTREYEVEERMTLDVIVRTNGDVVHRDWALNEAAVQKVSPERMLEVVLEIDGRPVSGFGCDGIVCATPTGSTAYAFSAGGPVVWPEVEALLMVPISAHALFAKPLVTSPDSVLAVEVQTGTPHGVLWCDGRRTVELPAGARVEVRRGTVPVRLARLHHASFTDRLVAKFALPVSGWRGAPH; from the coding sequence GTGACCAGTTTGTCGGAGGAATCAGCACAGTCGGGGGAGTCGGCGGAGCCGCGGGCACGGACCGTGTTCCTGCTCGCGCACACCGGGCGGCCGGCGGCCATCCGCAGCGCCGAGCTGGTCGTGCAGGGTCTGCTGCGCAGCGGGCTGGGCGTACGGGTGCTGCGGCACGAGGCGGTGGACCTGCCGCTGCCGGCCGAGGTGGAGCTGGTGGCCGAGTCGGAGTGCACGCCGGAGGTGCTCGACGGCTGCGAGCTGCTGATCGTGCTGGGCGGCGACGGGACCCTGCTGCGTGGTGCGGAGTTCGCGCGCGGCTCGGGGGTGCCGATGCTCGGCGTCAACCTGGGCCGGGTGGGCTTCCTCGCGGAGGCCGAGCGGGACGACCTGGACAAGGTCGTGGACCGGGTCGTGACGCGGGAGTACGAGGTCGAGGAGCGGATGACCCTCGATGTGATCGTGCGGACCAACGGTGACGTGGTGCACCGGGACTGGGCGCTGAACGAGGCGGCCGTTCAGAAGGTGTCCCCGGAGCGGATGCTGGAGGTGGTCCTGGAGATCGACGGACGCCCGGTGTCCGGCTTCGGCTGTGACGGGATCGTCTGCGCGACCCCGACGGGTTCGACGGCGTACGCCTTCTCGGCCGGCGGGCCGGTGGTCTGGCCGGAGGTGGAGGCGCTGCTGATGGTGCCGATCAGCGCGCACGCGCTGTTCGCGAAGCCGCTGGTGACCTCGCCGGACTCGGTGCTGGCGGTGGAGGTGCAGACCGGGACCCCGCACGGGGTGCTGTGGTGCGACGGACGGCGGACGGTGGAGCTGCCGGCCGGGGCCCGCGTGGAGGTTCGGCGGGGGACGGTGCCGGTGCGGCTCGCGCGGCTACACCACGCGTCGTTCACGGACCGGCTCGTCGCGAAGTTCGCGCTTCCGGTGTCGGGGTGGCGCGGGGCGCCGCACTAG
- a CDS encoding HAD-IIA family hydrolase, with product MTRQSRTSPAGSERSLHQAYDTALLDLDGVVYAGGEAIAHAVESLAAARADGMHLAYVTNNALRTPDSVAEHLSELGIPTEAGEVITSAQAVARLIAEQVEPGSKVLVIGGEGLRVALRERGLVPVDSAEEEGLAAVVQGYGGPDLQWSRFAEASYAINRGVPWYASNTDLTIPGARGIAPGNGAAVEVVRIATGAEPQVAGKPLPPMHRETVLRTGAERPLVVGDRLDTDIEGAFNGDVDSLLVLTGVTDGAQLLRAEPKYRPTYVDRDLRGLLTGQPEVVAAGGPEGGFRCGGWTAVVLDGVLELRSGDGGQPDAIDGLRALCAAAWTYAGDGSCGLEAGKALARLGL from the coding sequence ATGACCCGGCAGAGCAGGACCAGTCCCGCGGGCAGTGAGCGGAGTCTGCACCAGGCGTACGACACGGCCCTGCTCGACCTCGACGGGGTGGTGTACGCGGGTGGGGAGGCCATCGCGCACGCCGTGGAATCGCTCGCGGCCGCGCGGGCCGACGGGATGCACCTGGCGTACGTCACGAACAACGCGCTGCGTACCCCGGACTCGGTGGCGGAACATCTGAGCGAACTCGGGATCCCGACGGAGGCGGGCGAGGTGATCACCTCCGCGCAAGCGGTGGCCCGTCTCATCGCCGAGCAGGTGGAACCGGGTTCCAAGGTGCTGGTGATCGGCGGCGAGGGGCTGCGGGTGGCGCTGCGCGAGCGTGGGCTGGTGCCGGTGGACTCCGCGGAGGAGGAGGGGCTCGCCGCGGTGGTCCAGGGGTACGGCGGGCCCGACCTGCAGTGGTCGCGGTTCGCGGAGGCCTCGTACGCGATCAACCGCGGGGTGCCGTGGTACGCCTCGAACACCGATCTGACGATCCCGGGGGCGCGGGGGATCGCACCGGGCAACGGGGCCGCCGTGGAGGTCGTACGGATCGCGACGGGCGCCGAGCCGCAGGTGGCGGGCAAGCCGCTGCCCCCGATGCACCGCGAGACGGTGCTGCGGACCGGTGCGGAGCGGCCGCTGGTGGTCGGGGACCGGTTGGACACCGACATCGAGGGCGCCTTCAACGGGGACGTGGACTCGCTGCTGGTGCTGACCGGGGTGACCGACGGGGCGCAGCTGCTGCGGGCCGAGCCGAAGTACCGGCCGACGTACGTGGACCGGGACCTGCGCGGGCTGCTGACGGGGCAGCCCGAGGTGGTGGCGGCCGGTGGGCCCGAGGGAGGCTTCCGCTGCGGGGGCTGGACCGCGGTCGTGCTGGACGGCGTACTGGAGCTGCGCTCCGGGGACGGCGGACAGCCGGACGCCATCGACGGGCTGCGGGCGCTGTGCGCGGCGGCCTGGACGTACGCCGGGGACGGCTCGTGCGGGCTGGAGGCGGGGAAGGCGCTGGCCAGGCTGGGTCTGTAG